The Aminithiophilus ramosus genome contains a region encoding:
- the cmk gene encoding (d)CMP kinase: MAPSPFVVAIDGPAGSGKSTIARLLARKIGASYLDTGALYRAIAFYLDGRSVPPEEGEPLRCALAELTVSLRGERVFLGDEDVTDRIRTPRVDSIVSRYAALGPVRESLLDLQRSQSRLGPLVADGRDMGTVVFPEADVKIFLSASPEERARRRWRELVDRGETLTCEEVLFQVIRRDRIDSDRTLAPLREAEGAFLVDTTDLSVEEVLSHLCGLMKLDLSGRLGDV; the protein is encoded by the coding sequence ATGGCGCCGTCACCCTTTGTCGTCGCCATCGACGGTCCCGCCGGATCGGGCAAAAGCACCATAGCCCGCCTTCTTGCCAGGAAAATCGGGGCATCCTACCTGGATACGGGGGCCCTCTATCGGGCCATCGCCTTTTACCTCGATGGCCGGTCTGTTCCTCCTGAAGAAGGAGAGCCTCTGCGATGTGCCTTGGCGGAGCTGACCGTATCCCTTCGCGGCGAGCGCGTCTTCCTCGGCGACGAAGATGTCACGGACAGAATACGTACGCCTCGCGTCGATTCCATCGTGAGCCGTTACGCCGCTCTGGGCCCCGTCAGAGAAAGCCTCCTCGACCTCCAGCGCTCCCAGTCCCGCCTAGGGCCCCTTGTCGCCGACGGACGGGACATGGGAACCGTCGTCTTCCCCGAGGCCGACGTCAAGATCTTCCTCTCCGCCTCGCCCGAGGAGCGGGCTCGTCGTCGCTGGAGAGAGCTTGTCGACAGGGGAGAAACTCTAACCTGCGAGGAAGTCCTTTTTCAGGTGATTCGGCGGGATCGGATCGACTCCGATCGGACTCTGGCTCCCCTGAGAGAGGCCGAGGGGGCTTTTCTCGTCGACACGACGGATCTTTCCGTCGAGGAGGTCCTCTCTCATCTCTGTGGCCTGATGAAACTTGACCTTTCCGGGAGGCTCGGCGATGTTTAG